GTGAACTATCAACTATAGGTGAGACGAGTAATTATTTCAAAGCTTACCTAACATCAATAGCTTTATCTTGTTCCACGTTTGCTTTGTAATTCTTTTctgaataaattttatatttccTAGATACTTTTAATATTACTTGTCTTGACAACCTGGAACAATTACTTTGTTTCACCAAGTTCAGTTCGTTTGTTAATCAACAATTTCAAAGTATGAATAATCAACTTTTCTATAATGGTAACCAAAGTATAAACAATAGTTTCTTTCATATTCAGACGGTTTGATTTTGAGACTATAAAATATCATGTGTTCTCGGTTTTCAGCAAATACAATCCAACTTACAATATTGAACAAGGCAAACAATTATCATCATATGATCATACGCATTTTCGTGATAAATTGTTATTAGATGATAAAGAGCCTAAAATCTCGAAGTCCCATCAAAGTAACCGACATCATGTTCATCATAACTATCACAGTTATCATCATTTTAGACATAAACACAGAGAAAAATCGAATCCTGCTCCAACACATTCGAATTCAGAAGAATATGATGGAAAATTATGTATCTTACCTGATGCAGTATCTAATTCGTGTTTCTCCTCATCGCCATGTATAGCATTGGAAAGGGTTAAACAATCCAATAGTTTGGAAAATTGCTATTCGGAAAGCGACTTTACTGACCCGCCATCGAATTCAGTTAAAATGGTTCTCAGAATAATATCTCAGCAGCTATGGAATGATCTTACGCAATGGATGGAGATGTTATTATGTAAGTACGACGCAACTGTGTTTGTTGTTTTGAGCAtattttctttgtttgtttcCAACCAATATAGATTTTGGAGTTTTAACAGTTTTACACTTCAGTAAATAAAGTAATCATGCACAGTCTAAAGGTGAATCAGATAATAGAATGAACTATTTCATGACGATAAATTACATGACTGACTAAAGTCTTTATATGTGGTTTCAAAACACATGAGAGaagtataaataaaaaatagtttATTGCAAACCATAAaaaattagattaaattgatgaCTAAGTACCTGTAAATAAAATTGTTACCATTGTATTCGAACACAATGAACTTATAAACTGGTTATATATCAAATAACTGagtgaattattttattcaatgtacTTCTTTAATAGTAATTTGGCTGCAATGCGACtacaaatatttaaatttcaataaaaattgaaaaaacCTTACAACTTTAAATGAAGTTAATTTTGAACCTTATGGTTGAGAAGAAATACTGACTTTTTGGAGGAATGCATGTTGGTAAAACCTCGTAAGGAATGTGGTTTTTTAAAGTTGGtacaaaaattataaataaaatcagGTGACTTCGAAGAGTTTTGGGATATTGAATGTTCTTCCACTTCCAGTCATAAGAGTATAACTAAAGAACAGACATATGCGATATTTATTTACTACACATTACATAAGTAATAGTCTGTAATCACAATTATCACAGATAATAATATCCATAATTTTGTCTGAAGTAGTTATAAGTCATGATATGTTTCATAATTACCCCATCTCTCAAAACGTGCAAGTCTTCAATCATTTCACAATATTTTCTGTAATTGAATATGTGGTGCAAAAGTGTTGCATAATTTTTGTTCTCATAAAAGTCAATATAATACTatggaaacagcattacaaaggttcaatactcacttccttcgacatactgacaaaatcaacgaattcaagatagccctcaacaacTGGTTCCAAGCCCTACAAGATCTTCTGGAAGATGAAGAAACTACTGTGGAGGAAAATTGGAAAGAGCTCAAAGATGCACTAaattcaacgtgtcaggaggtgctgGGCCTCAAGAAGCagcatcataaggaatggatcactatcgaaaccctgaacaagattcaagaagggaagaacacggagacagcaattaacaacagccgagcgagaacagagaaagtcaaggcacaagctgaatacacagcaggaaacaagcaagtgaagaggagcattagagctgacaacaagcagaaatacgtggaagacccAGCAACGACAGAAGAAAAAGTTGCAAGAGGAGGGAAGATCAGACAACTATATGGCACAATGAAGAAACTGggagggaaatatagtaaaccagagacaCCGGTCAAGTACAATGAAGGTaagccaatcactgaaatttaAAAACAGAGCaaaagatgggtagaacactttgggGAACTCTTGAATATGCCAGTCCCACTTAACCCACCGGACAtcaaagcagcacacacagaccttcctataaaTGCCAACCCACCAACgattgaagaaatcaggatggccggtcgtcagacaaatcaagagtgggaaagcagcagcacttgacaatataccagccgaagcactgaagtcagacatacaagtaactgcaaacatgttccacgttctattcaggaagattttgaaggaagaacaagtgccactgacagactggaaagaagtaTATCTCATAGAGATACCGAAGAAAGGTGATCTgtgcaaatgtgagaactacagaggcatcacactactaccgGTACCAGGGAACGTTTTCGACAGAGTGTTGTTGAATCGAATGAAAGATCCAGTAGACTTccagcttcgagatcaacaggccagATTTCGTAAGGGTTGGTCGTTcacagaccaaatcgtgacactacggatgattgttgaacaatcaattgagtggaactcacTACTATATATCAACTTATTCGACTATGTGAACGAATTCAACAACGTGGATCGGAGAACATGATGGAAACTTCACCGACgatatggtgtacctgagaaactTCTCAACATCATCTGGAATTCATACAATGGACTACATTGTTAATTCATGCGATAAGGACAGCTAACAAACCCATTACAAGTGAAGAACTGTATCAGACAAAGCTACCTACTCTTTCTTTTTTGTTCTTTCtcgtggttgactggattatgaagatttCAAAATCTGAGGGAAAATGTCGTATACAATAGACAGCTTCGATGCACCTTCATGATTTGgtctttgcagatgacctaggTCTTCTATCCCACATACATAAACAAATGCGCGTGAAGacagccagtgtagcagcaatCTTTGCATCAGTATGCCACAACATACACTAGTAAAGTAACAAGACCCTCAGATACAACACAGTGAGCACCAGTCTGATTATACTTGGTAGAGgtgctctggaagaggtggaaggTTTTACGTACCTGGACTGCATCATCGATAAAGAAGAAGATTATTATACAGATGTAAatacaaggattggcaaagcacttgatatgtatttataaacaattgtctacgcaagatactcagtgTTCgtcaacagtctactgtggaagagaacaagtCAGCTTACAACTGTAGAGGAATTCAGCAAAGCACACTAAAAGTGGATAGGAtgtacattgaggaaagcatcaaaatgcatcacgaggcaagcactaacttgaaatcctgaaggggaCATGTAAAGTGGAAGACCAAGAAACACATTGCGCCGCaactggaagcagacatcaaaagaataaataacagcTGAAACAAATGGAGAGAATTGTATAGGTcatagttggatggagaatgcttgtggacggcctatgctcctccacgagaggtagaAAACACAAGTAAGTAAGTGGTTAATATGATTTTCTCCACATGACTGGTTGAACTCATAAATACCTATTTGGACGATAAGACCAGGAAACATATTCTTCAATTTAGGAACTGGAAAACGACAAATAGATATTATCTGCATACGAAGTCTTTTTCACATCCCTGCTTAGTCTATCGTATCAAACATGACTAGTTATATTCCCGTTGAATAGTTGCTTCAAGAAGAAAGGTTTTTTACAAACAGTCCATCGGGTTTGATTTTCCCTTGACCATTGTTATATGCTTATTCATAAGACTCTGTGAGTAATCTATTCCAATCAACAAATTATGTATAACTGCAGTTCTTTATTTTTAGTGTCGTGTGAGCATTTGTCGCTCTGCTGGAAAGGCATTTAATTCAGTTTCTATTGTAATGTATAGGTAAGAAGCTAAAAAATCACTGTGTAACAACACTCAAGTAAACGTTAATTATGCACGCGTATACTGATAAGCACGTTTTCCTTTCAGTTTAACAAAACATCGAGGAAATTCTGTTTACCGTCAAGCTTCTCACGAGTAAACATGTTTTCCGAGTGTACACTGTTAATTTGCCTTACTGTTTCTCCTCTTTGAGAATATTCTAAGCGACGTTGATGAATATGACATCCAACCTATCATCAATCTCCTTGAGAGTTCCACTTTTTTTAATCTTGCCAAATAAAATAGGGCATAAAGGTGATCCTATACCCGTACTATGAACTTGTCTATCATAAGTTGTTTTAGAAAGAATGAACGTACACTGTGTACctttaatttaattattcaagGCTAGCCACCAAAATTCTAAAATTGGTTTTCCTGACATCCGTTGAAACACAGTCGATTATCTCAATTACTAATAAGTAGTTTTCTTATGATAAATCctgaaatgtttattatttcgtTTTCAGCTGAGAATATGTTTTCGAACTTAAACAAATACGAAACTAATGGAAGTAGTCAAAAAGCTTCTCCTCATAGTCCACTTCAATTTTATCGACTACGAGATAGCACGTTTTCACGATGCAATTCATCAGTTGGAGATGCACAAAATTCATCCACTTTGACACCATTCAGACTACCCAAACAAACAAAGCATTCCAATTTAGATACATCAAACTGCCTCAGCAGTCAACATACTGTACAAACTCATGAGTCAAATGTTGAACTCGCCGATCTTTTACAAATTTCAACCAAAACACTACAAACACGTGAAAAGTCGTTAATTCAGTAAGTCTTACTGTGTAAAATCGTATTTTTATTGTAAAAGAAACTGATGGTATATTATTATAAACTCAGAAAACGGAATTTCATCTATTCTCTTAATCATCATATGAGAGGAATATCAACCTCATAGGATATGTTTAACACGTTTGAGTTTATATATTACGTGACTAGCAGAATCAGTTTGCTTTCAAACAAATCATTGTATCCACACAATCTACCGTGTTGCTTAGACATAAATAAAGAGCTAGTTGGTTCTTATCCATGTTGATTTCCTTTAAAGCCTTTTTGCCCAAGATATTGTTAAACAGACTTCTGCTattttcagtatggggttgtggagattgttgaatttcactgaaatcatgaatcgatcaatgttagaccaccattgaaaacctgaaaacactggaaagccgtttcgttctagtgagTTTTCAGGAGAAGCCGTGAccactggagttcaaccgtgtcgaaTATGAGGCAGCTACTCACAAGACACAGTGGGAGATGGCTGAGCAATATCGAGGATTGCTTGGcgttagacgttaacactggAATGTCGgctgtggtctagaggttaagcgtttacaTGAGActggaggtcctgggttcgagtccaacgTGCGGAGTCATGGGTGCACACTCTTGATGAGTCCCATACAAAGACAGGACGGCCGTACAGTtctcccaggttttcgatggtggttttACATTgaccggttcatgatttcaacgaggTTTCTTCTACGTTAGAAGGTACGAATTCGTTAAGACCACAAATCATTTTCATCTGCATTTTACTAGTTTGGGGAATTCAGTTAGTAACCCCTTTAACAAAAAGCTAACAGACTCGCACTACATAAATCTATGTTTGtattttctttcatttacaAGGCCTCTGTAATTCTTTCCTACTGTATAGCTTAATAGCCCAATTCGTATTAGAGAGTTCCTATGAAGAATTTAACTCAATTATATTGAAAATGTTTGAACCTAGTAACAAGCAAAGCTAGAAAttacatttttaaattttatggaatttaaaatgtttttatcaGTAGACTACATGACCTTTGTGTTCATTATTGCAATCTGGTCTGCATATTTTATGTACCACAGCTGATGGCGTTTTGATTTTTTAGTGAGTTTCATTTTCTACACAGAATTGGTTTGCTacatatatcatatatatatatatatatatatatatatatcatacatatattttttagtTAGAGTTTTTTGCAGGAtaagttgaataattttttcccaATCCAGAAATGTATAAAAATAAGAACCAGAGTTGCATCTGCGATAGGTCTTTATTTAGAAGACTACACGATTTTTTAATGGCATGTTTCGGTGAATGATCAGTGTTGCGGCTTTGATTAACACTGGAAGTCAAGGAATTTAGACTTAAATTCCAGTAGATTAAAAAACAATTACTTAGTGTTGCACAATCTACAGTGCGGTTGCATGCAAATGGTTATCGTTTAATTTTTAGTTATTGAATGGCGATTAAGAATCTCGTTACAGTAATTTAGATATGAGCAGCCAAATGATATCACTAGCCTTCAAGCATAAAAGTGAGGCTCAATATTCAGTGCATAAACCTGTGTTCCTTTGGTAAGTGCAAAAATGTTTTCACTTCATACAAATTTATTCCGGTTGACTTAACTCCCCAACAATGTTTTGCGACattaaaataattcagaagTATAAGcattttgaaaatgttttaaCTGTAAGTTTTATCATTCAATGGATCACTTTTTTGTTCAATTTCTTGAATTGTTGGTTTTTTTATGAAAGGAAGGAATTTATCTTAATTATGATTAAGTTTGAGCAGATTTTTTTGTTTAACAATCTTGTTTGTTGGATAATTTTACTACTTCTTTTCAGAGAAAATAATGATCCTTTTACTAAAATACAGTACACTGGAAGTAACACAATTTTGAAAGATTCTACAAATAATCATTTGATATCTTCTGTAGGTGGTTCACAGTTGACATCAGTGACTATGACAACCATCACTACAGCATTATCTCGTATGAGTCCTCAATCTATCGGAACTATTTCTATTAACAGGCCGATATCCAGTTTAAACAATAAATCTGCAACCAATGTTCCGCGTAAAGTTCTCCTTACGTGTAATAGTTCTGTGCCTGAAATACCTCGTCATAGCAGAACCAGTAGAGTTGCTGTTGTTGGTGTTGCCGCTAACTTATACCACAATGAAAAACTTGCTCCATTAGATAGATTACGTACACCTGTACCACTGCAGTACTCTTCTATATCGGAGGAACAATCGTTTAACAcagtatcatcaacaacagcaataatacattttacaaatacagAGAATTCCCTTAAATCTACCTGTTCGACAAGTTTAGCAAAATGTCGTGATTTAAATGTTAGTCAACTGTTATCCTCTGCAACAGCAAGCAATGCCTTAACTTCACTCCCACtagtaataacaacaacaatactGCACACCATACctaattcaatgaataatagtAGCCAAATTTCGTCGGTGAATACAACCAATATGATGAATGAAACCATAAGTTCAAGTGATTTCACGTTACCCCCGTTATCTAATCcaataaacattttatcaacTGTCAACACAACTATATGTTTTCCTCCATCCAACTCTTCAAATACAGAATCAAGCCTGCCAAATTCAAAGAATAATTTATCTACAACTAATAAAACTGGATTTGGAATATATCAAGGTAGCGAACAAAATAACCAGCGTACAACACGTTTACATAAAAAAATATGTGAAAATTTAGTTgggaaacaaaataataataacaatactctTGGGAACACATCTATCTTTACACAAAAAATTCCATCGAAATTATCTATGCATTGGAATCAAAATTCTCTCAAGCAAGTAAGCTAAGATCTGTGAGGTGTAATTAAAATTAGTTTTTGTATTTTGTTGAATAATTTCAAGATTACATAACTATTTCGCATTTCCATTTCTAAAGCACCAattattcctttttttttatATCTATGTAAATCATAGTAATTTAGCGTGAAATCACTTGTAGTACATACCTGCAATATACGAGTAGAAAAGATGGTGTTATGTTTAAGAAAATTCCATAACTCATTTATATGACTAAGCTTATTTTATAAGATAACTGTAAATAGATTTGCACCGACACCACACTATTCAACAACAAATATAATTGTTAACTCCAGTACCGTGTAACTCACCGAGCCACGGTATATCAAAGGATAAATCTGGGCTTGTGATTGAGAAgtatatattttaaagaaaaatacgATTCTATTACATAAGGGTTTCTTCGCATTGATTGTCAGTTGGattttagtcagtcagtcacataCAACGTGgaacctggtacgtatgtacTTTAGTTCAAGCttccatacctcattagcatagatatatttatttcttaGGCCATATTGTAGAGTAGTaaaggtagtaacagtatcagtgatgATAGAAAAGATTGGGTACCGAAGGCacaatttaaagaaaaataaattatcGAGATGAAAAACGTTTTGTACAGAATTTAGAAACTTGGGATATAAGGAAAGAAAAAATGCGCACCGATCCTCGCTAATGAGAACGATTTTGAGCTGTCacccaaagtctctaaccattagtCAAGTTTAATTAATTAGAACTTAAATGAATGTCACACTGAACAAATGTCATACTGAATGAGTACATACATACCAGAAATTTTCCGAATACAATCTCATCACACTGAAATAGTTAATAACTGAAATTGTCAGAATATAATCCAAGCTTATACTGAACGATTATGATACTGAATAAATCCATAATCTCGCTTTTGATAGATTCTCTTTACTTTCAGAATAGTATATCGATAAATGGTGTCTTAATTGAACTTTATTAAACATTTAGTATACGTTTTAATACCTGCGATATTTGAATTTAACTCTTTAACCCCTTAATATTACAATGCTCACGTGTTCTGTCTTTTATATAAAAGATATCAAAATGGAGGCGATATCTATTTTCATATCACCTCTTAAGGCTAAGATTCTATCGTTCATACTGGTATTCGTTGGAGATTTTCATTTTTGctttatattatttcatttctatATTTAAGAAAAACAAAAGCTTGTTCTATTTTCAGGCAATTGAGTAGCAACACACTCAGGTTCTCATACAATTTATGATTGTAAATAGGGAGGTaaacgattattattgttaacacCAGCCATCaacattcatttttgtattgattgtttaaatcttcccattgatgtttacgactgaaattgatcagtctgtcattggcatatatgcatcctatgtggattgcctcgatattgccttaagtcacaagcattataagcaaagatggatacgtTTCGTCCTGTCTGGTACTTattagatggatgtacctgcaacaaatacaaaaatgaattaaacttcactccgttgcacaagctagtggttgTTTGGACTCAGTTGCGAAGTAGATGACAAGATGGAGTtggaagcaaacggtactgagttAGAGTTTTggcgtgaacatcaactttttGACGTAGgcacacccagctgacgagtcccaaatgggacgaaacgagcgtcctagattccactgccagccaccatACATCTCTTATAACCACCAACACTGTTTTGTGACGTTTGCTAATTAAGGTGAAACTGcgattatatatattcaaaggAAAATCCTTCAAGTTTCCCATTTTTATTTGcatgaaaatatttaatgaaaCCTAAGATTTCATTCTCCTATTTCATCTATTCATGATAAACCTAAAATCATTAGACATACGAATGAGATTAGCCGAGTTTTCCATCATATAAGACTTTGATACCATCGTCGTTCATTCCGGTTTCGATTTGTATTGCTATGGCTTCAAAGTAtggttattaaataaatttattcaacagTCTTGTGTATGAGGAATCTGAAAATTTGAATACCCAGTGAATTACTAATTAACTGTAGTGTCACGGCGGTCTGGATATATTATTAACATAGTGTACAGCAGAAAATTCTTCTTGGTCTTTTCAATTTAATCATCCTTCAATCTCAGGTAACTTCTTTTGGTTTCTTACTAAGTAGAGTCTGTTAACATTCGTTGTTTGAATATTGTGATTATTTCTATTTCACAATCCAATCCCTAACTTcgagtaaataataaaaaggtATGAAGTTtcgaatgaaaataatttatttgaacacaatatTTTGTTGACGATAATGATAAACCTTATTTTCCACTGTTTCTACtcttcttatcattattgttttttcaTAGAGCTCCAGAAAATATAATTGCACTAAACTCGTAGATTGCACAAGAATTTGTCACGAGAGACTTCTTGTTTAAAGCGTGTAATTAACCAGGCTTTTTAttcttgaatcttcccaaaCATTAAAAGAACCACATAATTTTTTAtcgtgtttctttttttttcactcAGGATTCATTTCCTTTACCACCTATTGATATATTTAAAGACCGACTTGGAAGAAAGCAAAAGCTATGGCGACCATACAGTTCAAGAccgttattaataaataaatcaattgcGAATCCTTCTAGTATGTTGACAAGAGCTTGCTCAACATTGTTAATTCAAAACCCTGAAACATATAATGACTCATGCTCAATGAAAATAAGTAGGTTATGCTTCAACTGTGTATGctcttatattttgaataaataaataacataaaaaTTACGTAAAGATTCAACAAAAGTCATTAGAATACGGTCCTATGAATAATAATGCAGCCTTCTGACCGACAAATAAAGCGATCACCATTGATCATGAGAGCATTTCGGTAGTTAGAAACAAGTGATACATTTTTCATCTAGCTTTTTCTTTTTGctcaaaatataattatttttaatgaattcatatcaTAGATATTACCTAAAAATCAACGTAATTTATTTACTGATAGCTGTGTGAACACAATACTGTCAAATACTGTTGACGGTCGTAACCAAGGTTCCACAGTTTAGGCCAGTTAAACCTGCTCTTTTAAACATTTTTACACAGCCTTCCAAATAACCAGTGCTGAACACGATCATAATGAGGACTGAACTGCATGTTTGAAAACAAAGATCAAATTTTCAAACTTTAACTAACTTTTTTATCCTAATCTACAGAGCAACAATCTGTCTCAAGCAAATAATGTCACTGTGCGTTTTCATCAATCTCTCCAAGCAATCTGTGAACTGTAaccttttattattgttttcatgGACTATAATTTAGTTTCATCCATACTACTGGTCTGATGTTAACACTTATACGTAATATTTACTGTTGTTTTATTACTTCGAgttatcttttttcttttccttcTGTCTCTAATAAGGTCCAGCAATTTTCATTGGCTCTACAACTAATCCTATAAGAGGTAATGATGCAGTCACACGTTGATGAGTACatccaaattattatta
This genomic interval from Schistosoma mansoni strain Puerto Rico chromosome W, complete genome contains the following:
- a CDS encoding putative pi3kinase, coding for MIKFEQIFLFNNLVCWIILLLLFRENNDPFTKIQYTGSNTILKDSTNNHLISSVGGSQLTSVTMTTITTALSRMSPQSIGTISINRPISSLNNKSATNVPRKVLLTCNSSVPEIPRHSRTSRVAVVGVAANLYHNEKLAPLDRLRTPVPLQYSSISEEQSFNTVSSTTAIIHFTNTENSLKSTCSTSLAKCRDLNVSQLLSSATASNALTSLPLVITTTILHTIPNSMNNSSQISSVNTTNMMNETISSSDFTLPPLSNPINILSTVNTTICFPPSNSSNTESSLPNSKNNLSTTNKTGFGIYQGSEQNNQRTTRLHKKICENLVGKQNNNNNTLGNTSIFTQKIPSKLSMHWNQNSLKQDSFPLPPIDIFKDRLGRKQKLWRPYSSRPLLINKSIANPSSMLTRACSTLLIQNPETYNDSCSMKISPAIFIGSTTNPIRGNDAVTR